A single Arcobacter sp. FWKO B DNA region contains:
- a CDS encoding biopolymer transporter ExbD, with protein MRSLKKTEGMNVIPFIDVLLVLLAIVFVISNFIALGKIEINLPQASNIQEIDDIKHNIVISQDRQYYINDKEISKEELELKIKAFTKDDLVTISSDKHSLYEDFIFVIDLLKQYSIDKVSMVVKK; from the coding sequence ATGAGGTCGCTTAAAAAAACAGAAGGGATGAATGTTATCCCATTTATTGATGTATTGCTTGTACTTCTTGCTATAGTATTTGTAATATCAAATTTTATAGCTCTGGGTAAAATAGAGATAAATCTACCCCAAGCTTCAAATATACAAGAAATTGATGATATCAAGCACAATATTGTGATATCTCAAGATAGACAATATTACATAAATGATAAAGAAATTTCAAAAGAAGAGCTAGAATTAAAAATCAAAGCATTTACAAAAGATGATTTAGTAACTATCAGTTCTGATAAACATTCATTATATGAAGATTTTATTTTTGTGATAGATTTATTAAAACAATACAGCATAGATAAAGTATCAATGGTGGTGAAAAAATGA
- a CDS encoding TonB-dependent receptor plug domain-containing protein, with the protein MQKIVLSTIVASVLFVPNVLFGNDSRQSTIELDSVVMTGTRTPHLIDEVPVETVVITKEMIEKSGATNLPQILRMVPGYTSTNLDDTIASDNIRTTFRGMNFSSGYGLVLVDGQRSWGGGLGSHNSMRPTMNQVPVSMIERIEIIKGSASSL; encoded by the coding sequence ATGCAAAAAATTGTTTTATCCACAATTGTAGCTTCTGTTTTATTTGTCCCAAATGTATTGTTTGGCAATGATTCAAGACAATCTACAATTGAATTGGATTCTGTAGTAATGACTGGGACACGAACACCTCACTTAATAGATGAAGTACCCGTTGAAACTGTAGTGATTACAAAAGAGATGATAGAAAAAAGTGGTGCTACAAATTTACCTCAAATTCTAAGAATGGTACCAGGATATACAAGTACAAACTTGGATGATACCATAGCATCTGATAATATTCGTACTACATTTAGGGGTATGAATTTTAGTAGTGGTTATGGGCTTGTCTTGGTGGATGGTCAAAGAAGTTGGGGGGGAGGGCTAGGTTCTCATAATTCAATGAGACCAACTATGAATCAAGTACCTGTTTCTATGATTGAAAGGATAGAGATTATTAAAGGTTCAGCTTCTTCTCTCTAG
- a CDS encoding DUF4198 domain-containing protein, giving the protein MTKKIILSSVVAFGIAASSAMAHFQMLYTPESALEKGGKITLKHVFNHPFADEHTMDMSGVEAFYVVHKEEKTDLMKDLKPITFKGNTNSGKGFENDYNARKMGDHLFVMTPKPYFEKNEDAYIQQITKTVVNVSGLPTDWDAELGLKAEIVPLTKPYAIYSGGTFTGIVKSNGKPIPYAEIEVEYLNHDVDMKNNAMGKGKYTAPQDSFVTIGIKANKDGEFTFGIPKSGWWGFAALGVGSDTEYEGKELSQDAVIWIQAKDMK; this is encoded by the coding sequence ATGACAAAAAAGATAATATTAAGTTCAGTAGTAGCTTTTGGAATAGCTGCAAGTAGTGCTATGGCACATTTTCAAATGTTATATACGCCAGAGAGTGCTTTGGAAAAAGGTGGGAAGATTACACTTAAACATGTATTCAATCACCCTTTTGCGGATGAACATACTATGGATATGTCTGGGGTTGAAGCTTTTTATGTAGTTCATAAAGAAGAAAAAACAGACCTTATGAAAGATTTGAAACCAATTACTTTTAAAGGTAATACAAACAGTGGAAAAGGGTTTGAAAATGATTACAATGCAAGAAAAATGGGTGATCATCTTTTTGTAATGACTCCAAAACCATATTTTGAAAAAAATGAAGATGCGTATATACAGCAAATTACAAAAACTGTGGTAAATGTATCTGGTCTTCCTACAGATTGGGACGCAGAGCTTGGTCTAAAAGCTGAAATTGTACCTCTTACAAAACCATATGCTATATATTCTGGCGGAACATTTACAGGTATAGTAAAAAGTAATGGCAAACCAATACCTTATGCTGAGATAGAAGTAGAATACCTAAACCACGATGTGGATATGAAAAACAATGCTATGGGTAAAGGTAAATACACTGCACCTCAAGATTCTTTTGTAACAATAGGTATAAAAGCAAATAAAGATGGTGAGTTTACATTTGGTATTCCAAAATCAGGATGGTGGGGATTTGCAGCACTTGGTGTTGGAAGTGATACAGAGTATGAAGGCAAAGAGCTAAGCCAAGACGCAGTTATCTGGATACAAGCCAAAGATATGAAATAA
- the hemP gene encoding hemin uptake protein HemP, whose translation MTKKMDNFIRIIDSNSLFKGSNVVEVVHKGTIYVMRITKDGKLILTK comes from the coding sequence ATGACAAAGAAAATGGATAATTTTATAAGAATCATAGATTCAAACTCTTTATTTAAAGGTAGCAATGTAGTAGAAGTGGTACACAAAGGTACAATTTATGTAATGAGAATCACAAAAGATGGTAAGTTGATATTGACTAAGTAG
- the exbB gene encoding TonB-system energizer ExbB, translating to MEILKDYVEYAVLGVLLIMSFVALSIMFERYFFYKKVDLKQYKTKNEIEIELTNNLAALSIIGSNAPYVGLLGTVAGIMIVFYDMGMQSSIDPNIIVIGLSMALKVTAVGLLVAIPTTMVYNMYLRKVDTIMGKWEDEVA from the coding sequence ATGGAAATATTAAAAGATTATGTAGAATATGCTGTTTTAGGTGTTTTATTAATAATGAGTTTTGTAGCTTTAAGTATTATGTTTGAGAGATATTTTTTTTACAAAAAGGTTGATTTAAAACAATACAAAACAAAAAATGAAATAGAAATTGAGCTTACAAATAATTTAGCAGCACTTTCTATAATTGGTTCTAATGCTCCTTATGTTGGACTTCTTGGAACAGTTGCAGGGATTATGATTGTTTTTTATGATATGGGTATGCAATCTTCTATTGATCCAAATATTATAGTAATAGGTTTATCAATGGCTCTAAAAGTGACAGCAGTTGGTCTTCTTGTAGCAATACCTACAACAATGGTATACAATATGTACCTTAGAAAAGTAGATACGATAATGGGAAAATGGGAAGATGAGGTCGCTTAA
- a CDS encoding flavodoxin: MIPVFFTSSTGNSETAAKKIATVIGNSQVFDLAKVGVEELTKYDKLIIGTSTWGEGELQDDFEELWDKFADIDFSGKTIALFGLGDQDGYSYNYCDAMGLIYNQVVQNGGNVVGSYFDGDYEFEESIAFKDGKFVGLPLDEDNQSDLTDSRIKSWCEEIKDSF, from the coding sequence ATGATACCAGTATTTTTTACAAGCAGTACAGGAAATAGTGAAACAGCTGCTAAAAAAATAGCAACTGTAATTGGAAATTCACAGGTTTTTGATTTGGCAAAAGTTGGAGTTGAAGAACTTACTAAGTATGATAAGCTTATCATAGGTACTTCTACATGGGGAGAGGGTGAGTTGCAAGATGACTTTGAAGAGCTTTGGGATAAGTTTGCTGATATAGATTTTAGTGGTAAGACTATAGCACTTTTTGGTCTTGGTGATCAAGATGGGTATTCATATAATTATTGTGATGCTATGGGACTTATCTATAATCAAGTGGTACAAAACGGTGGAAATGTAGTGGGGAGTTATTTTGATGGGGACTATGAATTTGAAGAATCAATAGCTTTTAAGGATGGTAAATTTGTGGGACTTCCTTTAGATGAAGATAATCAAAGTGATCTCACTGATAGTCGTATCAAGTCTTGGTGCGAAGAAATCAAAGATAGTTTCTAA